A window of Aequoribacter fuscus genomic DNA:
TTATCTTCTGCAAACAGGCCTTGGTTTATACCTACTACTGGTCATGTTGCGGTTTGTGATGCAGTTGGCCAACGCCGATTTTTACAACCCCATCAGTCAGTTCGTATTCAAGGCCACGCAACCCTTAGTCGGCCCACTACAGCGGTTTTTGCGGCCGTTTGGGTGCTTCGACTCGGCGTCCCTTACCCTTGCGATAGCCCTTCAAGCGGCGGGAATTATGTTGGTTTTGGCTTTGAATAATATCGCGAGTCCCAACCCGATTACTCTATTTTTGTGGAGCGCAATCGGTATCTTGGGCTTACTGCTTAAGATCTATTTTTTTGCGCTACTGGCGAGCATTATTTTGAGCTGGATCAGCCCCGGTGGTAGCAACCCAGCCGTGTATTTGCTGTATCAAATCACCGAACCTGTGATGGCGCCCGTGCGTAAACTCTTACCTCCAATGGGTGGATTAGACTTTTCGCCCATACTGGTTTT
This region includes:
- a CDS encoding YggT family protein, encoding MGAMNEIVVYLLQTGLGLYLLLVMLRFVMQLANADFYNPISQFVFKATQPLVGPLQRFLRPFGCFDSASLTLAIALQAAGIMLVLALNNIASPNPITLFLWSAIGILGLLLKIYFFALLASIILSWISPGGSNPAVYLLYQITEPVMAPVRKLLPPMGGLDFSPILVFIGINVLEIVVRNLAASVGLYPALVMGL